Proteins from one Corynebacterium epidermidicanis genomic window:
- a CDS encoding exonuclease domain-containing protein: protein MFGFGKKKSARGALAEYLAQPAVDRDTAVEKLNLLAVDVETTGLKAGRDALLSIGWVPVTAGVIELAAARHHVLQTGAEVGQSATVHGLTDDQVAAGSDPREALGEFLDALQGRIALVHYAPIEQNFLSHACNQHFGAPLKLPVVDTFALERRHMERMGTYPRGEDLRLGRVRARYGLPTYRNHNALTDALATAELYLAWAARSTARTLRDLQV from the coding sequence GTGTTTGGTTTTGGGAAGAAGAAGTCCGCACGTGGCGCCCTCGCGGAGTATCTGGCGCAGCCGGCGGTGGACCGTGATACGGCCGTCGAGAAGCTGAACCTGTTAGCTGTGGACGTGGAGACGACGGGGCTGAAGGCGGGCCGCGACGCCCTGCTGTCGATCGGCTGGGTGCCGGTCACCGCGGGCGTGATCGAGCTGGCGGCCGCGCGCCACCATGTGCTGCAGACTGGGGCGGAAGTAGGACAGTCCGCCACCGTGCACGGGCTTACCGACGACCAGGTGGCCGCCGGCAGCGACCCCCGAGAAGCACTGGGAGAGTTTCTAGACGCCCTGCAAGGACGAATCGCCCTGGTGCACTACGCGCCAATAGAGCAGAATTTCCTCTCGCATGCGTGTAACCAGCACTTCGGTGCTCCGTTGAAACTTCCGGTCGTGGACACTTTCGCTCTCGAGCGACGCCACATGGAGCGCATGGGCACCTATCCGCGCGGCGAAGATCTCCGGCTGGGACGGGTCCGCGCCCGCTATGGCTTGCCGACGTACCGCAACCACAACGCGCTCACCGACGCGCTGGCCACCGCAGAGTTGTATTTGGCGTGGGCCGCTCGCTCCACCGCCCGCACCTTGAGAGACCTGCAGGTATAG
- a CDS encoding fumarylacetoacetate hydrolase family protein, translating to MRIGRIATPEGMTFCVFDDEGTTAKQISGHPFEAPQYTGKEWPLTEVRLLAPMLPGKIVALGRNYADHVAEVFQKSAESLPPTIFIKPSTAVIGPGAAIKIPDFATKVEFEGEVGMVISKACKNVKAEDWQDYILGFTIVNDVSSRDLQFADGQWARAKGIDTFAPMGPWIETDLSKFEFDNISIKAHLTHDGETTTPQDSNSHQMIKTFGEILEMITASMTLLPGDVVITGSPAGTKEMVPGDFIEIEVQGIGKLGNPIERA from the coding sequence ATGCGAATTGGACGAATTGCCACCCCTGAAGGAATGACCTTCTGTGTCTTCGACGACGAAGGAACCACCGCTAAGCAGATCTCCGGCCACCCATTTGAAGCCCCGCAGTACACCGGCAAGGAATGGCCTTTGACCGAGGTACGTCTGCTGGCTCCAATGCTGCCAGGCAAGATCGTCGCGCTGGGGCGTAACTACGCCGACCACGTTGCCGAGGTTTTCCAGAAGAGTGCTGAATCCCTGCCTCCGACCATCTTCATTAAGCCGTCTACTGCGGTGATTGGGCCAGGCGCGGCCATTAAGATCCCGGACTTTGCCACCAAGGTCGAATTTGAAGGCGAAGTGGGTATGGTCATTTCCAAGGCCTGCAAGAACGTCAAGGCGGAAGATTGGCAGGACTACATCCTGGGCTTTACCATCGTCAACGATGTTTCCTCCCGTGACCTGCAGTTCGCCGACGGCCAGTGGGCGCGCGCAAAGGGCATCGATACGTTTGCTCCGATGGGGCCGTGGATTGAAACTGATCTTTCCAAGTTCGAGTTCGACAATATCTCCATCAAGGCGCACCTCACCCACGACGGTGAAACCACCACGCCGCAGGACTCCAACTCCCACCAGATGATCAAGACTTTCGGTGAGATCCTGGAAATGATCACGGCGTCCATGACGCTCCTGCCTGGCGACGTCGTCATCACCGGCTCACCGGCTGGCACCAAGGAAATGGTTCCTGGCGACTTCATCGAGATTGAAGTCCAGGGCATCGGCAAGCTTGGCAACCCGATCGAGCGCGCTTAG
- a CDS encoding class I SAM-dependent methyltransferase, translating into MNHDFEQFYASQDQVWSGNPNENLVNALGDVPPGTALDIGCGEGADVKWLHDQGWVVTGIDPSATAIERTRAKCPEATLHVGTFEELELGTYDLIVASYVPLAKDAGKKLKACLNDGGKLVLLHHEFPLHQAPEDYLMPHNAHELLGGEWDIKVTKKQRSVQHGKGKHHKDDLLLTATVREHAK; encoded by the coding sequence ATGAACCACGATTTCGAACAATTCTACGCATCCCAGGACCAGGTGTGGTCGGGCAATCCCAATGAGAACTTGGTCAATGCCCTCGGCGATGTGCCCCCGGGCACCGCGTTGGATATCGGGTGTGGCGAAGGTGCCGACGTGAAGTGGCTGCATGACCAGGGCTGGGTAGTTACCGGAATCGATCCCTCCGCGACCGCGATCGAACGCACCCGGGCGAAATGCCCGGAGGCCACCCTGCACGTGGGAACTTTCGAGGAACTCGAACTAGGCACCTATGACCTTATCGTCGCCTCCTACGTGCCGCTGGCCAAAGACGCAGGCAAAAAGCTCAAGGCCTGCCTCAATGACGGCGGAAAGCTAGTGTTACTGCACCACGAGTTCCCGCTGCACCAAGCACCCGAGGACTACCTGATGCCGCACAACGCTCATGAGCTGCTGGGCGGGGAGTGGGACATTAAAGTGACTAAGAAGCAGCGCAGCGTGCAGCATGGAAAAGGCAAGCACCACAAGGACGATCTGCTTCTAACAGCTACAGTCCGAGAGCACGCAAAATAG
- a CDS encoding isochorismate synthase, with the protein MSNPRPSTAPDFLLSRTHGSVRTQGSIRTFTDPWDAVAALKNGEAEMVVGALPFLRGAPAALTVPEKIVREDGPLEPHSYYRIGPGSELTAAITGFDPDPAEHEERVAAAVATLKNTALEKVVLARAVDISFTTPVDPRLVAARLIDNSHNFDGFIADLGPVGRGFLVGSSPEVLIKLQGSTVTAYPLAGSAPRSADPVADHVAGADLQASTKDLAEHRFVVEHLLRLLEPVCSSLSAPTVPELTKTDEMWHLATPIVGTLAREMTALELALLVHPTPAICGTPVDAAEALIESVETPRGFYAGAVGWCDASGDGEYMVAIRCAEVEPDGLTARAWAGGGIVASSSPSAELAETDAKLRTILRALGL; encoded by the coding sequence ATGAGTAACCCTCGCCCGTCCACCGCGCCCGATTTCTTGCTCTCCCGCACGCACGGTTCGGTCCGCACCCAAGGCAGCATCCGCACCTTCACGGACCCCTGGGACGCCGTCGCGGCACTGAAGAACGGCGAGGCAGAAATGGTCGTGGGCGCGCTGCCCTTCCTGCGGGGCGCCCCCGCTGCGCTGACCGTCCCTGAGAAGATCGTTCGTGAAGACGGCCCACTGGAACCCCACTCCTACTACCGCATCGGCCCCGGCTCAGAGCTCACGGCTGCCATCACCGGCTTCGACCCTGACCCTGCTGAGCACGAAGAACGCGTCGCCGCCGCGGTAGCAACGCTCAAAAACACCGCGCTGGAAAAGGTCGTGCTGGCCCGCGCCGTGGACATTAGCTTTACGACGCCCGTCGACCCCCGCCTCGTGGCGGCCCGGCTGATCGACAATTCCCACAATTTCGATGGCTTCATCGCAGATTTGGGACCAGTAGGCCGCGGATTTCTGGTCGGCAGTTCGCCGGAGGTGTTGATCAAGCTGCAAGGCTCCACGGTGACGGCTTACCCGCTTGCAGGTTCCGCACCCAGGTCAGCTGATCCCGTGGCCGACCACGTGGCCGGCGCGGATTTACAGGCCAGCACCAAGGACCTGGCGGAACACCGCTTCGTGGTTGAGCACCTGCTACGGCTTTTGGAGCCAGTGTGCTCCTCCCTTTCAGCCCCGACCGTGCCGGAGCTGACCAAGACCGATGAGATGTGGCATCTGGCCACGCCGATCGTGGGCACGCTCGCTCGCGAGATGACTGCGCTGGAACTAGCCCTTTTGGTCCACCCGACGCCAGCTATTTGCGGAACTCCTGTCGACGCCGCCGAAGCGCTCATCGAGTCCGTAGAAACCCCACGCGGCTTTTACGCCGGCGCCGTCGGCTGGTGCGACGCTTCAGGTGATGGCGAATACATGGTGGCCATCCGCTGCGCAGAGGTCGAGCCCGATGGGCTCACCGCGCGCGCCTGGGCCGGTGGCGGGATTGTAGCGTCCTCCTCCCCTTCCGCCGAGTTGGCGGAAACTGACGCAAAACTCCGAACTATTTTGCGTGCTCTCGGACTGTAG
- the gltX gene encoding glutamate--tRNA ligase — protein MTEVRVRFCPSPTGAPHVGMVRTALFNWAYARHTGGKLVFRIEDTDAARDSEESYQAIIDSLTWLGMDWDEGVVTGGPHEPYRQSQRMDIYAEVLQKLIDAGQVYPAYSTAEEVKERHIAAGRDPQLGYDNFDRDLTEEQVAAFKAEGREPVWRLRMPDQDWTWTDLVRGEITFQSSTQPDYVVARSNGAPLYTLVNPVDDALMGITHVLRGEDLLPSTPRQLALYEALKRIGVASFTPEFGHLPFVMGEGNKKLSKRDPQSNLFNHRDNGIIKEGMLNYLALLGWSLSADKDIFSVDELVANFDVHDVLSNPARFDQKKLEAINADQIRLLPESEFAERFRAWLEEYTDFPATYDVDKFAFLASLTQTRIKTLSEGWDLVKFLFTADEDLVLDEKSARKNLKEDAVQPLDVAISVLSDLDVFDTAAIEAALSKALIEDLELKPRKAYGALRVAISGAAVSPPLFESMELLGKESTLARLRAAREVTPFA, from the coding sequence ATGACTGAAGTACGCGTACGATTCTGCCCGTCCCCGACCGGCGCCCCACACGTCGGCATGGTCCGCACCGCACTGTTCAACTGGGCCTACGCCCGCCACACCGGCGGTAAGCTCGTCTTCCGTATTGAGGACACCGACGCTGCTCGCGACAGCGAAGAAAGTTACCAGGCGATCATCGACTCGCTGACCTGGCTCGGCATGGACTGGGACGAAGGCGTTGTCACCGGCGGGCCGCATGAGCCGTACCGTCAGTCCCAGCGCATGGACATCTACGCAGAGGTACTGCAAAAGCTTATCGACGCCGGCCAGGTCTACCCAGCGTATTCCACCGCGGAAGAAGTGAAGGAGCGTCACATCGCCGCCGGGCGCGACCCACAGCTGGGCTACGACAACTTCGACCGGGACCTCACCGAGGAGCAGGTAGCAGCGTTCAAGGCCGAGGGGCGCGAGCCAGTGTGGCGCCTGCGTATGCCGGATCAGGACTGGACGTGGACCGACCTGGTGCGTGGGGAGATCACCTTCCAGTCTTCGACTCAGCCGGATTACGTGGTAGCCCGCTCCAACGGCGCGCCGCTGTACACGCTGGTTAACCCGGTTGACGATGCGCTGATGGGCATCACCCACGTGCTGCGTGGCGAGGACCTCCTGCCGTCGACCCCGCGCCAGTTGGCCCTCTACGAGGCGCTGAAGCGTATCGGCGTGGCTTCGTTTACGCCGGAATTCGGCCACCTGCCGTTCGTGATGGGTGAGGGCAACAAGAAGCTGTCCAAGCGCGACCCGCAGTCGAACCTGTTTAACCATCGCGATAACGGCATCATCAAGGAGGGCATGCTGAACTACCTGGCGCTGCTCGGGTGGTCCCTTTCCGCAGACAAGGACATCTTCTCGGTCGACGAGCTGGTCGCGAACTTTGACGTCCACGACGTGCTTTCGAACCCAGCTCGCTTTGACCAGAAGAAGCTGGAGGCTATCAACGCCGACCAGATCCGCCTGCTTCCGGAGTCCGAGTTTGCCGAGCGCTTCCGCGCGTGGCTGGAGGAGTACACGGACTTCCCGGCAACCTATGACGTGGACAAGTTCGCTTTCTTGGCCTCTTTGACTCAGACCCGCATCAAGACCTTGTCGGAAGGCTGGGACCTGGTGAAGTTCCTGTTTACTGCTGATGAGGACCTGGTGCTCGACGAGAAGTCCGCTCGCAAGAACTTGAAGGAAGATGCCGTCCAGCCTCTCGACGTGGCTATCTCTGTGCTGTCTGACCTGGACGTTTTTGACACCGCTGCGATCGAAGCCGCACTGTCCAAAGCGCTCATTGAAGATCTGGAGCTCAAGCCACGCAAGGCCTACGGCGCACTGCGCGTCGCGATCTCTGGAGCAGCGGTTTCACCTCCGTTGTTTGAGTCGATGGAGTTGCTGGGCAAGGAATCCACCCTGGCGCGTTTGCGCGCGGCACGTGAGGTAACTCCGTTCGCCTAA
- a CDS encoding TRAFAC clade GTPase domain-containing protein gives MNQNRTVDQQIAVFGQSGSGKTVLLCSFYGAARDKIQLDQSLFDLHAQDNRHTTLISQYLGMKEDHKVPQLTRFASVQTEFKLKQKGLGLKELAKTDSVRLTWWDYPGDWFERGTSTESERQDKAQTFRKLLGSDVALFLVDGQRLQEYVGEEERYLRYLFDSFSSTLNDIQDDILQSGGLLKQFPRIWVLALSKADLWPDMTVQDFENLLNKKAASEINTLRSKLLEFIEDDEAFSFGKDFLLLSSAKFSLGSIDMSERKGIDVLLPLACVLPIQRHLWWHELKILPMNLAEKLLDLELVKALVPVAIKALRIGKGTGKIKYLAAGAFADLVEQMADQSFDSLARIQAEATEKREFLRALVADFTQRLNQAENDRVLLRDSK, from the coding sequence ATGAACCAAAATAGGACAGTCGACCAGCAAATCGCGGTCTTTGGACAATCTGGAAGTGGCAAAACGGTGCTGTTGTGCTCGTTTTATGGTGCTGCTCGCGACAAAATTCAACTTGATCAGTCACTCTTTGATCTGCATGCTCAAGACAACCGGCACACCACTCTCATCTCACAATATTTAGGAATGAAAGAGGATCATAAGGTTCCGCAACTGACTCGATTTGCATCAGTCCAAACGGAGTTTAAGCTCAAGCAAAAAGGACTCGGGCTCAAAGAGTTGGCAAAAACTGATTCAGTGCGCCTTACTTGGTGGGATTACCCAGGTGACTGGTTTGAGAGGGGAACATCCACCGAATCTGAACGCCAAGATAAGGCCCAAACTTTCCGCAAACTGCTGGGATCAGATGTCGCACTATTCCTAGTCGATGGCCAACGATTGCAGGAGTACGTCGGCGAGGAAGAACGATACTTGCGGTATCTTTTCGATAGTTTTTCCAGCACCCTCAACGACATTCAAGACGACATTCTCCAAAGCGGTGGTTTGCTCAAGCAGTTTCCGAGGATTTGGGTACTAGCGTTATCCAAGGCTGATCTATGGCCCGACATGACGGTTCAGGACTTTGAAAATCTTTTGAACAAGAAGGCTGCAAGTGAGATCAATACACTTCGGTCCAAATTGCTTGAATTTATTGAGGACGACGAGGCATTTTCATTTGGCAAAGACTTTCTGCTGCTTTCCTCCGCGAAGTTTTCACTGGGGTCCATTGACATGAGTGAGCGCAAAGGGATCGATGTTCTTTTGCCATTGGCTTGTGTATTGCCAATACAACGACATCTTTGGTGGCACGAGCTCAAGATATTGCCGATGAATCTTGCAGAGAAGCTGCTGGACTTGGAGCTAGTTAAGGCTCTGGTGCCTGTTGCAATCAAAGCTTTGCGCATAGGAAAAGGTACAGGGAAAATAAAGTATTTGGCGGCGGGCGCCTTTGCAGATCTCGTCGAACAAATGGCTGATCAGTCTTTTGATAGTCTGGCGCGAATCCAAGCCGAGGCTACTGAAAAACGCGAATTTTTAAGGGCATTGGTCGCGGATTTTACTCAGCGTCTGAACCAAGCCGAAAATGATCGAGTACTGCTTAGGGATTCAAAATGA
- a CDS encoding NAD(P)/FAD-dependent oxidoreductase, whose amino-acid sequence MTHTIVIGAGMVGLATAWHLQGYGHEVTVIDRAGVAAGSSWGNAGWLTPGKSIPLSNASLWAYGPKALLDPDAAMSVPTRVDLRLWEFCARFMARANQKSWDDTMAGLTPIDKIALEAFDELAGGGVDSWTKEGPFVIAFENEAQARGFHEEIEGAIRHGQDVPYERLDNPRELVSQLSDNARVVYRLEGQRFFEPAPFVEALARAVTQRGGVIETGVAVEEVNSTRLPIIKLSTGEYRTADNVVVATGAWLPKLVRKLGVKQLVQAGRGYSFTVATDEPIEYPVYLPEERLACTPYQGRFRIAGTMEFRGPDEPFQPRRVQAMVKHAKKMLRGVDFDDLQDQWVGSRPVTPDGLPLIGETKAPNVYVAGGHGMWGMVLGPATGKLLAAQIATGVVDPMCRRFDPLR is encoded by the coding sequence ATGACGCACACGATTGTCATCGGCGCAGGTATGGTTGGGCTTGCTACCGCCTGGCACCTGCAGGGATACGGGCACGAGGTCACGGTTATTGATCGCGCCGGTGTGGCAGCTGGTTCGAGCTGGGGGAATGCGGGCTGGCTCACTCCGGGCAAGTCCATTCCGCTGTCGAATGCCAGCTTGTGGGCTTATGGACCGAAGGCGCTGCTCGACCCGGATGCGGCGATGTCGGTACCCACTCGCGTGGATCTGAGGCTCTGGGAATTCTGCGCGCGCTTCATGGCTCGTGCGAACCAGAAGTCGTGGGATGACACGATGGCGGGGCTGACTCCGATCGATAAGATTGCGCTGGAAGCTTTCGACGAGCTCGCGGGAGGCGGCGTCGATTCCTGGACGAAGGAAGGCCCGTTCGTCATCGCCTTTGAAAACGAAGCCCAGGCCCGCGGGTTCCATGAGGAAATTGAGGGCGCTATTCGCCACGGGCAGGATGTCCCGTATGAGCGCCTGGATAACCCGCGCGAACTGGTATCTCAGCTTTCCGATAATGCTCGCGTGGTGTATCGACTCGAAGGGCAGCGCTTTTTTGAACCCGCGCCATTTGTGGAGGCGTTGGCCCGCGCCGTGACGCAGCGTGGCGGTGTGATTGAGACTGGCGTCGCGGTGGAGGAAGTTAACTCGACGAGGCTGCCGATCATCAAGCTGTCGACCGGCGAGTACCGCACGGCCGACAATGTAGTGGTCGCTACGGGCGCGTGGCTGCCCAAGCTGGTGCGCAAGCTTGGGGTCAAGCAACTGGTGCAGGCGGGTCGGGGTTATTCCTTCACGGTTGCTACCGACGAACCCATCGAGTACCCGGTGTATCTTCCGGAGGAGAGGCTGGCCTGCACCCCTTATCAGGGCCGTTTCCGAATCGCGGGCACGATGGAATTCCGTGGCCCAGACGAGCCGTTCCAGCCGCGCCGCGTCCAGGCGATGGTCAAGCATGCCAAGAAGATGTTGCGTGGCGTGGATTTCGATGACCTGCAGGATCAATGGGTGGGCTCCCGCCCAGTCACGCCCGACGGTTTGCCACTCATTGGCGAGACGAAGGCCCCCAACGTTTATGTGGCCGGCGGCCACGGCATGTGGGGCATGGTCTTAGGTCCGGCCACCGGCAAGCTTTTGGCCGCCCAGATCGCCACCGGGGTGGTTGACCCGATGTGTCGCCGGTTTGATCCGCTGCGCTAG
- a CDS encoding NAD-dependent deacylase, which yields MVPEEVTSLLADARRVVAFTGAGMSAESGLDTYRDATTGLWENVDPQAMASIDAWARDPDPMWAWYLWRARLAAEAQPNAGHRALAPIPIVTQNIDNLHERGGSVEVVHLHGSLFSFRCTICARPFRGVELPESPAERATPPACPLCGNLIRPGVVWFGEMLPTDAWQRAEDLISSCDALLVVGTSGIVQPAATLPLLAPAMIEISPQETNLTRFASYSWRTTAAVGLPQLESFLTTPS from the coding sequence ATGGTTCCGGAGGAAGTAACGAGCCTGCTTGCCGACGCCCGTCGCGTAGTCGCATTCACGGGCGCCGGCATGAGCGCGGAATCCGGATTGGATACCTACCGCGATGCCACGACGGGACTCTGGGAGAACGTCGATCCGCAAGCCATGGCCAGCATTGATGCCTGGGCACGCGACCCGGATCCCATGTGGGCCTGGTACCTGTGGCGGGCTCGCCTGGCCGCCGAAGCTCAGCCAAATGCCGGGCATCGCGCGCTCGCACCCATCCCTATTGTCACGCAAAACATCGACAACCTGCATGAACGAGGTGGCTCCGTTGAGGTAGTTCACCTGCATGGCAGCCTCTTTTCCTTCCGCTGTACCATCTGCGCACGGCCCTTCCGTGGCGTGGAGTTGCCAGAATCCCCAGCTGAGCGAGCGACACCACCTGCCTGCCCGCTCTGTGGCAACCTCATCCGGCCCGGCGTAGTGTGGTTCGGCGAAATGCTCCCCACTGATGCCTGGCAGCGCGCCGAAGACCTCATCAGTTCTTGCGATGCGCTGCTGGTGGTAGGCACTTCTGGAATCGTGCAACCGGCGGCCACCCTCCCGCTGCTTGCGCCGGCGATGATTGAAATTTCACCCCAGGAGACGAATCTCACGCGATTTGCAAGTTATTCTTGGCGCACCACTGCCGCCGTGGGGCTGCCTCAGTTAGAGAGTTTCCTCACCACACCTTCCTAG